The segment TCTATCAACCCAGCTTTCATCATCCACCGCATCTTTGACGTAATCTGTGACCGGCTCCTGGGTGGCTTCCCGAAATTTATCTATCTCCTCCGGCGTGGGGTCATATATCTCCATACCCTGCTCTTCCAGGTAATTCTGGCCTTCCTCTCTGACTATCCGGGTCTGACGGCGGGCTGCTTCGGACATCCTGCGGCCGCCTTCCAGCACTATGGCCTGATATTCCTCGGGCAGATCCTGAAACCAGTCGTCGTTGGCCAGAATCTGGGTCAGGCTGAAAAAGTGCCTGTCGAGGGTCATGTAATCC is part of the Halarsenatibacter silvermanii genome and harbors:
- a CDS encoding TRAP transporter substrate-binding protein, with the translated sequence DYMTLDRHFFSLTQILANDDWFQDLPEEYQAIVLEGGRRMSEAARRQTRIVREEGQNYLEEQGMEIYDPTPEEIDKFREATQEPVTDYVKDAVDDESWVDRIFEEADQALEELGYEEIGE